The proteins below are encoded in one region of Lactuca sativa cultivar Salinas chromosome 3, Lsat_Salinas_v11, whole genome shotgun sequence:
- the LOC111881592 gene encoding protein trichome birefringence-like 2 yields the protein MNLKKLVSLLDLIPNCASPRKKVVSGFGLGFVSFFIFLFMLFSNFSFISPISNKLFFQGFTISNNTSLIAWSISFSSTSSLNSTYSSSTTAIFVDNATQIAQNPKILVTENRTESNSSNVDISLKLLGFDDKANTHLGNFTDNVKNVSFHGISAKVVEYEDTHLINGTFSSAIAQENADTSVKSDGLDLNLTSRNTSDDKGDGISKKVGFVDADTGTNSHILRSYSGSFKECDIFDGRWVKDDSKPYYPAGSCPYVDRDFNCHLNHRPDDDFVKWRWQPFGCEIPSLNATDFLERLRGKKLVFVGDSLNRNMWESLVCILRHSLKNKNRVYEISGKSEFKKKGIYAFRFEDYNCTVDFVGSPFLVRESSFKGRNGSFETLRLDLMDRTTSMYHDADVLIFNTGHWWTHDKTSRGEDYYQEGKHVYPRLKALDAYTRALSTWARWVDKNIDTQKTLVLFRGYSLTHFRGGQWNSGGQCHKETQPIFNTSHLTKYPSKMRSVENVVRMMKTPVIYLNISRLTDYRKDGHPSIYRRMYTKSLSPEQQMAAEQSQDCSHWCLPGVPDTWNELLYASLLKLGTGSWET from the exons ATGAACCTAAAGAAACTTGTGTCACTCTTAGATCTCATTCCAAATTGTGCATCTCCACGAAAGAAGGTAGTTTCTGGATTTGGGTTAGGGTTcgtttcatttttcattttcttatttatgttattttctaatttttctttCATAAGCCCAATTTCAAATAAACTTTTCTTCCAAGGGTTTACCATCAGTAACAATACTTCTCTTATCGCTTGGTCTATCTCTTTTAGTAGTACATCCTCTCTCAATTCCACTTATTCTTCTTCAACAACAGCAATTTTTGTTGATAATGCCACACAAATagcccaaaaccctaaaatcttgGTTACCGAGAATAGGACTGAATCAAATAGTTCTAACGTGGATATCAGTCTTAAATTGCTCGGTTTTGATGATAAAGCGAATACCCATTTGGGAAATTTCACCGATAACGTAAAAAATGTAAGCTTTCATGGAATTTCTGCAAAAGTTGTTGAATATGAGGATACCCATTTGATAAATGGAACCTTTAGTAGTGCAATTGCTCAAGAAAACGCAGATACGAGTGTTAAATCAGATGGTTTAGATCTAAATTTGACTTCAAGAAACACGAGCGACGACAAAGGTGATGGAATTTCGAAGAAAGTGGGGTTTGTGGACGCTGATACTGGTACGAATTCTCATATTTTGAGGAGTTACAGTGGATCCTTTAAAGAATGCGACATATTTGATGGAAGATGGGTGAAAGATGATAGTAAACCATATTATCCGGCGGGTTCTTGCCCTTATGTAGACAGAGATTTTAATTGCCATCTTAATCATCGGCCAGATGATGACTTTGTAAAATGGAGGTGGCAGCCGTTTGGATGCGAAATACCAAG tttgaaTGCAACTGATTTTTTGGAAAGACTGAGAGGGAAGAAATTGGTTTTTGTTGGAGACTCTTTAAATAGGAACATGTGGGAGTCACTTGTTTGCATACTTCGACATTCTCTCAAGAACAAAAACAGGGTGTATGAGATATCAGGAAAAAGTGAATTCAAGAAAAAAGGAATTTATGCCTTCAGATTTGAG GATTACAACTGCACTGTGGATTTTGTGGGTTCTCCATTTCTAGTGAGAGAATCGTCTTTCAAAGGTAGAAATGGTTCTTTTGAAACTCTAAGATTGGATTTAATGGATCGGACAACTTCAATGTATCATGATGCTGATGTTTTGATCTTCAACACCGGACATTGGTGGACTCATGACAAAACTTCTCGAGG GGAAGATTATTACCAAGAAGGCAAGCATGTTTACCCAAGACTCAAGGCTCTGGATGCGTACACCAGGGCTCTTTCAACATGGGCAAGATGGGTAGATAAGAACATCGACACCCAGAAAACATTAGTTCTCTTTAGAGGCTATTCGCTAACTCATTTTAG GGGAGGGCAGTGGAATTCTGGAGGACAATGTCACAAAGAAACCCAACCAATCTTCAATACAAGTCATCTAACAAAATACCCATCAAAGATGCGATCTGTTGAGAATGTGGTGCGAATGATGAAGACTCCTGTGATATATCTCAATATTAGCAGGCTTACAGATTACAGAAAAGATGGTCACCCATCAATTTACAGACGGATGTACACCAAGTCTTTGTCTCCAGAGCAACAAATGGCTGCAGAGCAATCACAAGATTGCAGCCATTGGTGTTTGCCAGGTGTACCAGACACTTGGAACGAGTTGTTATATGCATCTTTGTTGAAGCTTGGAACAGGGTCTTGGGAAACCTGA
- the LOC128132739 gene encoding uncharacterized protein LOC128132739: YAKLSKCEFWLRSVNFLGHVVSQDGIHVDPSKVKAVEGWATPTTPTEIRQFLGLAGYYRRFIQNFSKIAKPLTLLTQKGVPFKWTDRQEIAFRTLKQALCSAPVLSLPEGTEDFVVYCDASNQGLGCVLMQRGRVIAYASRQLKTHEVNYTTHDLELGAVVFALKIWRHYLYGTKCTIFTDHKSLQHILNQKELNMRQRRWVELLNDYECEIKYHPGKANVVADALSWVPKIRGFRETVMKEAHKTRYSIHPGSDKMYLDIKQHYWWPNMKAEIATYVGKCLTCAKVKVEYQKPSGLLQQPAIPEWKWEGISMDFVTKLPKTSDGLDTIWVIIDRLTKSAHFLPIKESYKMERLTRLYLREIVRLHGVPKSIISDRDSRFTSRFWQSLHKAMGTHLDMSTAYHPQTDGQSERTIQTLEDMLRACVIDFGKSWDTHLPLIEFSYNNSYHSSIKVAPFEALYGRKCRSPLCWAEVGDTQLARTHTSNRAITGPEIIRETTEKIVQIKARLQASRDRQKSYADKRRKPLEFQVGDRVLLKVSPWKGVIRFGKRGKLNPRYIGPFEIVARIGPVAYGHPKATSLKTIPLPFLDLCVRSFDGNSSTGNFKCYSIQTSSGAGSSSCHVPPLQITNTPFVPINDDDDDYTSHHASEPFCDPPPSAASPFGNPNKRAKPSTPRAPSASLDEPFITADDLAFEMKKSLQHLTKVYTIPQCL, from the exons tacgccaaactctctaagtgtgagttttggctacggagcgtgaattttctaggccacgtggttagccaagacggaattcatgtggacccctctaaggTCAAGGCTGTGgagggatgggcaactccgactacgcccacagaaattcgtcagttcttaggcctagcaggctactataggaggttcatccagaacttctctaagatcgccaagccgcttaccttgcttacgcaaaagggcgtgccgtTCAAGTGGaccgaccgacaagagattgcgtttcgaaccttgaagcaagctctctgtagcgctcctgtactatctctacccgaaggaacggaagattttgtagtctattgtgacgcgtcaaatcaaggcttaggttgcgttctcatgcaacgtggaagagtgatagcatatgcgtcccgccaactaaagacgcacgaagtaaattacacgacccacgacctagaactgggagccgtggtcttcgctctgaaaatttggaggcactacctatacggtacaaagtgcaccatcttcacggaccacaagagcctccagcacatcttgaatcagaaggagctgaacatgagacaacgaagatgggtggaattgttaaacgactatgaatgcgagatcaagtaccatccaggcaaggccaacgtagtagccgatgccttaagt tgggtcccaaaaatcagaGGATTTAGGGaaaccgttatgaaggaagcccacaagacacgatactccattcatcccggttcggacaagatgtatttggacatcaagcaacactattggtggcctaacatgaaggcggaaatcgcgacttatgttggtaagtgccttacgtgcgccaaagtgaaagtggagtaccagaaaccttccggattgttacagcaaccggcaattcccgagtggaaatgggaagggatttctatggatttcgtgaccaagctgcccaagacgtcggacggattagacaccatatgggtaataatcgaccgactaacgaaatctgcccatttcctgccaatcaaagagtcctacaagatggagagattgacacggttgtacctacgagagatcgtaagactccatggagtgccaaaatctattatctcggatagggacagtagattcacgtcgcggttttggcaatcactccacaaggcaatggggactcatctcgatatgagcaccgcatatcacccacaaacggacggtcagagcgaacgaaccatccagacgctcgaggacatgcttcgtgcatgtgtgatagactttggaaagtcttgggatacacacctgccgttgatcgaattctcatataacaatagttatcattcgagcatcaaggtggcccctttcgaagcactgtacgggcgtaaatgtagatcaccgttatgttgggctgaagtaggtgacacccagctagcaagaacgcatacgtcgaatagggcaataacaggaccggaaatcattcgcgagaccacagaaaagattgtccagatcaaagctcgattacaagcatcgcgtgaccgacaaaagagctacgcagacaaacgacgaaagcccttagaattccaggtcggtgatcgagtattgttgaaagtctcaccctggaaaggggttatacgtttcggaaagcggggaaagctgaacccgcgatacattggacctttcgaaatcgtcgcccgaataggtccggtagcctac GGGCATCCAAAGGCGACTTCATTGAAAACAATTCCACTGCCTTTTCTAGATCTTTGTGTACGTTCTTTTGATGGAAATAGTTCCACTGGTAATTTCAAGTGTTACTCAATCCAAACATCATCAGGAGCTGGATCATCTTCGTGTCATGTTCCACCACTTCAGATTACGAACACCCCTTTTGTTCCaataaatgatgatgatgatgactacACTTCCCATCATGCTAGTGAGCCTTTTTGTGATCCGCCACCTTCTGCTGCTTCACCCTTTGGTAACCCCAACAAAAGGGCTAAACCCTCAACTCCTAGAGCTCCTAGTGCCTCACTCGACGAACCTTTTATTACTGCTGACGATTTAGCATTTGAAATGAAAAAATCTCTACAACATTTGACTAAAGTGTATACAATTCCTCAATGTTTATAG